The Levilactobacillus namurensis genomic interval ATTGGAAATTATACCACATCTCTCAAGTGAACCCAGCAGTTTTTAGGAAGCTTTAAGGATTCTGCCCCAAAATCGGCGGTCATTCCGCTGAATAGTCGTCCGCTGACCATAAAAAAAGCCACCCTGGTTAGTGAGGGTGGCTCCTTTGTCTTCTGGACAACTGTATCCTAACAGTTTCACCAGCAGACCACAACTATCCTAACAGGTTAGCGTGGTCAGCCTTATTAACGGCCGCTTTTTAAAATGTATATATTCATTAAAAATTCATAACCGTTTTTTGAAAAGGCTTTCGTGATTAATACATCATCTTGGTGACCCATTGGCCATAAAGTTCCCGATTTTCATAGTCCAGCATGCCTGCATCTGCGGCTTGGGCAACGATTCGGTCGGTCGCCTTATCACGAGAAGTGGCCACCATCATCCGGTCCTGCAACGCGTCTACTAATGATTCAGAAGCAATACTTGCAGCTTGTTCATGCCAATTTTTATTCATATTTAAGGCTCCCTTTTGCTTATTTATACATTGTTTCATCAGTTTAAAACAACGTCCTTAAAATTGCAACCACAAATCGCGCGGAGCGGGTAAAAAAATTTATTGACCGAAAACAGCGTAGCAAAAAAGCCGCCGGTCTTGCCGACGACTTCTGAACAATTTACCATTTAGGCTCGTAGAAATGGCCAAGGACCTTGACCGTATCCGAGATGCTGACGAACGCTTTCGGATCCGCCTCTTCCATCGCAACTTCCAACGCGTCCATCTCATACCGTGTAATCACGGTAAACAGAATCGTCTTCTCATCATGGTGGTAGGCCCCTTCCGCCCCGTGAACGATGGTGATCCCCCGCCGCATGTGGTTCTGGATACTATCGATCACGGTCTTGGGCCGACTGGTGATCACCATGACCTGCATCCGCTGTTGTCGGGTGAACGTCATGTCAATGACTTTGGCGTTCACAAACAGCCCCAGCGCAGAGTAAAACGCGTACGGCCAACCGTAGACGAAGCCGGCACTGATCACGATCAAGCTGTTGAAGGCCATGTTGATAGACCCCATACTGCGCCCCGTCTTACGCCGGACCACGATACCGATGATGTCCAGTCCCCCGGTCGAGATACTGTTCTTCAACGCAAATCCCGTCCCGTACCCGTTCACGGCGCCCCCGAAGATCGCACAAATAATGGGGTCCGTGGTCAGATGAACCGGTTGAATGACCCGAATCATCGTGGAGGCAAAGACGACACAGATAAACGTAAAGACCGTAAAGGATTTACCAATTTGTTTCCATGCCAACACGAACAGCGGCACGTTGATCAAGAAGAGCCCGAGGGCTGTCGTGATCTGCACGGGAGCATACCGTCCGGTCAACGTATTGATCAATTGGGCAAGCCCCGTCGCCCCGGAGGAATAAATGTGTCCGGGGGTCCAGAAAAAGTTCACCGCAATTGACACCAAGACCCCGTAGAAAAACGCCACGGAAAACTTGGCCGTATAGGTATGCCGTCTGAATAACTGCTGCACATCGTCCATGATTTAAACCCCAACCTCACTTACTTTATCTTTAATATCGCGCGCCTAAGTATAGCATTTATCGCGAATGGCCACCAACGGAAAAGCCAATCTCTTAGTGACTTCTAATGCTGTTGCCAGTGTTCCTTGACGAACGCTTCCCGGCCGCCGGCTTCCTGTTCAGCCATCCGTGCCGGATTCTTCCGGTAGAACTGCTGGTGGCGTTCCTCGGCCGGATAGAACGGCTGAACCACTTGAATCTGCGTTACGATGGGCCGGTCAAATTGCTCGCGGGCCTGCAACGCCCGTTTGGACGCTGCCGCGGTCGCCTGCTGGGCCGCGCTGTTCACGAAGATCACTGGCCGATAGTTATCGCCCCGATCCTGAAATTGTCCACCGGCATCAGTTGGATCTGTTTGTTGCCAGTAGAGCTCTACCAACTGGGCATAGCTCACCACGGCGGGATCGAACCAGATTTTCACCGCTTCGGTGTGTCCCGTGGTGTGCGCCTTAACCTGTTCATAGGTGGGATTGGCGACCGTCCCCCCGGTGTACCCGGATAAGACCTTGTGAATCCCCGGTTGTTCCTCAAACGGTTGAACCATGCACCAAAAACACCCACCGGCAAACGTTGCTGTTTCCAAACTCATTTTATCCCAACTTTCTTTCTCAACGATTCCCATCCTGACCTCAAAACACTTGAAATCAGGACGCTTCATTGGCTTAATTAAACGGCTTTTAGGCACAAAGGTCAAGGGAGTCATCTAAAAAAGGACGACTACCGAAGTAATCGCCCTTTCGTCAATGACTTAATTAGTTGTCCTGATCTTGATCCTCATCGGTGATGGCCAAGTCCAAGTCATCCAGTTGCTTGGGAGCAACCGTACTTGGCGCTTGAGTCATTGGTTCCGTAGCCTTCGAGTTCTTCGGGAAGGCAATCACGTCACGGATGTTGTCGCGCTTAGCTAACAAGCGAGCAAACCGATCTAGGCCAATCGCCAGACCACCATGAGGCGGGAACCCGTAATCTAACGCCTTTAACAGGAAGCCAAACTGCTTTTCGGCCCGTTCTGGCGTAAAGCCCAAGGCCTTGAGCATCTTCATCTGCAGGTCGCGCGTGTGAATCCGGATGGACCCACCCCCTAATTCCAGACCGTTCAAGATGATGTCGTAGCTCTGTGCATAAGCCTTGTGGGGGTCTTCACCCTCGTTCAAGTAATGCTCATCACCCTGCTTAGGCATCGTGAATGGGTGATGTGCAGGTACCCAACGCTTCAAGTCCACATCGTAGTCGAACAGTGGCCAGTTCACAATCCACAGGAAGGCCCACTTGTTTTCGTCGATCATGCCTTGGTGCTTGGCAATGTCGACCCGCAAGTAAGACAACGTTTGGGCAACGACTCGCTTGGAGTCCGCAGCGAACAGCAATAGGTCGCCACTCTTGGCGCCCGTTGCGGCCGTGATCTTGGCGAAGTAGTCGCCATCCTTGAAGAACTTCGCGATAGGCCCGCTAAAGCCATCATCGGTAACCTTCATCCAGGCTAAGCCCTTCGCACCGAAGCGTTCGATGTATTTCGCGTACTTGTCCAGGTCCTTACGACTGTATAGGTCAGCCCCGCCTGGTACGGCGATGGCTTTGACCTGGCCACCATTTTCAACGGCGCCAGAGAAGACCTTAAAGTCGGTGTCCTTCATGATCTCTGACAGGTCCTTCAGTTCCATACCGAACCGGACATCCGGTTGGTCGGTCCCGAAGCGTGCCATGGATTCATCCCAGTCCATCCGCTTGAATGGTAAGGTCACGTCGACGTTTAAGGTATCCTTCATAACCTTCGCAATCAGGCCTTCGGTAATGTCTTGGATTTCTTCAGCCGTTAAGAAGGACGTTTCCAAATCAATCTGGGTGAATTCAGGTTGCCGGTCACCCCGCAAGTCTTCGTCCCGGAAGCACCGTGCAATCTGGTAGTACCGGTCGAAGCCCGCACCCATCAGCAACTGCTTAAAGAGTTGTGGGGATTGTGGCAAGGCGTAGAAGTGACCCTTATAGATCCGGGAAGGCACCAGGTAGTCCCGAGCGCCTTCTGGCGTTGACTTAGTCAAATCCGGCGTTTCGATGTCAATAAAGCCGTTATTGTCGAAGTAGCTGTGGACGGATTGAATGATCCGGTTCCGCAACATAATCCCTTGTTGCATTTCCGGACGCCGCAAGTCCAGGTAACGGTACTGTAACCGCAGGTCATCGGACGCCGTGATGCCGTCCTTGATGTCAAACGGCGGCGTCTTGGCCTTGTTCAACAGGTTGATTCCCAGAACTTGGACTTCCACTTTCCCCGTCCGCATATCCGGATTGATTTCCTTACCGACCCGCGCAACGACTTTCCCTTGGATCTCAATCACGTATTCGCTCCGTAATTGTTCCGCAACGGCAAAGGCGTCCTTATCATACTTTTCACTAAAGACCAGTTGGACGATGCCTTCGCGGTCCCGCAGATCAACGAAGATCAAGCCGCCTAAGTCCCGGCGTTTTTGGACCCAACCCTTTAAGACAATGGTTTGGTCCAGATACTGTTCGTCGACTAAGCCGGCGTACGTGGTACGTTTCAAATCTTTTTCCATTGATTTTCCCCTCTTATTTTGTGTTGAAGCCTTCGCTCACAACTTTTTGAAAATCTTGGTAAATATCCGCCAACGGCACACTGATTTCTTCACCCGTGGCCATGGCCTTTAAGTTCGCCGTCTGATTGGCCAACTCTTGGTCTCCAATCGTCAGGGTGTACTTGGCGGCTAAACGGTTAGCCGTCTTGAACTGGGCCTTAGGCTTACGGCCAAGATAGTCCCGGTCGGCCGTCAAGCCCGCGTGCCGAATCGCCTGAACCAGCTTCAACGTCTCAATCGACGTGTCATCCCCGATTCCTACGATGTAGACATCTAACGGATGGTCGTTAGGAACCGCCACTTGTTCGGCTTCCATCAGCAAGACTAACCGTTCGACACCCATCCCGAAGCCCACACCAGGCATTTCGGGGCCACCCAGTTCCTTGACCAGTCCGTTGTACCGGCCACCGGCCAAGACCGTGGTGTATCCTTCGCCCAATGCCGGTGAATCCGCCATGATTTCGAAAATGGTGTGGTTGTAGTAATCCAACCCCCGTACCATGGTCGCATCGACGTCGTAAGCGATGCCTAAAGCATCCAGGCTCGCCTTGACCTGGTCAAAGTGGGCCGTGGCTTCGGGCGTCAAGAAGTCCAGAATCGACGGTGCATCCGCAACGATGGCCTGATCGTGTTGGTCCTTGCTGTCCAAGACTCGCAACGGGTTCTTGTGCAACCGGACCTTGGAATCATCACTTAACTCTTCAAAGTGGGGTTCCAAGAACGCAATGAGGGCTTGCCGGTAAGCATCCCGGGTCTCTTTGTCGCCCAACGTGTTCAGCGCTAACCGTAAGTGGGTCAACCCCAGCTTGCTGAGGAGGTTCATCCCCAAAGCAATCACTTCAACGTCTAACTCCGGCGCATCACTCCCGAAGGCTTCCACCCCGATCTGATGGAATTCCCGTTGCCGACCGGATTGGGGCCGTTCGTAACGGAACATGGGGCCCATGTAGTAGACCTTGTAAGGCTTAGTGGTCTCCGGACCATACAGCTTATTTTCAACGAAGGCCCGCACGACCCCCGCCGTTCCTTCCGGACGCAGGGATAAGTGCCGATCCCCCTTATCCTTAAAGTCGTACATTTCCTTCGTCACGATATCCGAAGTATCCCCGGATGTCCGGGAGAAGACGTCGAAGTTCTCAAACATCGGCGTCCGAATCTCATCGAACCGGTAACGGGCGAACAAGTCCCGCGCCGTGGCTTCGACGAATTGCCAGGTCTCAGAGGTCCCGGGTAAAATATCCGCCGTTCCTTTTGGCCGTTGGTAACGCATATACATTCTTCCTTTCTTGGCGCTGCCCAAAATAAAAAACGCCCCTGTCAATTGACAAGGGCGCAGGTATGCACGGTACCACCTTTTTATTTTCTCAGCAGGATAACGTTGCAAACGAATGGCCACATCAGGACCATTAGCCTCAAAAGTGTCTTCAAATTCACCACGTTGGTTGCTTTCAGCGAGACAACCTCTCTGTAAACGGATAACCTTCTACTAGTCTTTCTCATCGGCTTCTATTTTATTCTCCTTAAGAATACTGAAAGCTTTGCCAAAAGTCAAGGTTCCCGCTGATAAGTTAGCAGGTTGTCCCCGTCGGGCGTGGTATAATTGTCATAATTTGAAAAAGGGAGCACGGACATGCATTTTAAACCAAAGAACTGGGCTGGCCTGGTCACCAGCCTAATTATTTTACTGGTCGCCGGGGGCCTGCTGATTGCGTTCGTCCGCAACAACGCCGTAACCGCCACCGTCAGCAATCTAAACCTGCGACGGGGCCCGGGATTGACCTACGCCGTGACCACCAAAGTGGCCAAAAATAGCCGGCTCACCATCATCGGCGAAAAAGATAACTGGTACCACGTGCGCGACAGCCAGAACCACTTCGGGTGGGTCGCCAGTTGGTTAGTTGATCATCCGGGCAAATTGACTCACGCCACCACCCTCTCCGAAGCCACCATTGTCCTGGACCCCGGACACGGGGGCAGCGATTCCGGTGCTCTGTCGATCGACCAGAAACACGATGAGAAGACCTACACCCTCGAGTTGGCCCAACGGGTGGCTCGCCTGCTCCGGGCCAAGGGGGCTCACGTCATCATGACCCGCAATTCGGATACCACGGTCAGCTTAGCTCACCGCCCCGAACTCGCCAACACCCACCAAGCGGACGCTTTCATCAGCTTCCACTTTGATTCCTCTCCCACCGATAACCTGGCTTCCGGGACCACGACCTACTACTACCACCGCAAGACCTCATACGCCCTGGCACAGGCCGTCAACCAGGAGATGAACGATTTACCGCTGACTAATCGGGGCATCCGTTACGGAAACTTCGAAGTCATTCGGGATAACCGGCAACCAGCCCTCCTGTTAGAAATGGGCTACATCAACACTAAAAAGGACTTTAACGACATTCGCAACGCACACTACCAAGAGACGGTAGCCAACAACGTCGTTCAAGGCCTCAGTCGCTACTTTACGACTCAGCATTAATCATTTAGAAAGAAGCGAATCTCTATGCAACTATCAGCAAATTGGCTCGCCCAATTACCAGTACCTACCGTTACCGCCGCCACCCCCGTCTCCGGTGGCGACATCAACCAGGCGTTTCGCCTAACGACCGCCGAAGGGCCCTACTTTTTACTGGTCCAACCCCAGACACCTGCGAGCTTCTACACCCACGAGGTGGCGGGACTGCACGCGCTTGGCCAGGCCTTCAACGTTCCCGACGTGATCGGCACCGGCACCATCGACGGGGACGCCTACCTATTGTTGGAATTTCTGGAAACGGGTACCGGTTCCCAGTACCAACTGGGGCAAGCCGTCGCCCGGGTCCACCAAGTGACTGCGCCCAAATTCGGCTTGGCGACCAGGACAACCTGGTCGCCAAGCTTCCCAAGCATAACCAGTGGCAGTCTGATTGGACCACCTTTTACCTGCAACAACGACTCGACCCGCTGGTGCAACGGGCCCAAGCCCATCACCTCTGGAACGCACACCGGGAGCGTGAGTATCAACGGGTTCGTCAGGCCATCATTACCGAGAACCAGGACCGCAAAATCGTGTCCGCCCTACTTCACGGCGACCTCTGGGCGGGAAATTACCTCTTCACCGCCGAAGGCACCCCCACGTTGATTGATCCCGATACCCTGTACGGTGACCGCGAGTTCGACCTGGCCATGACCACCATCTTCGGCGGCTTCGATGGCGACTTCTATAAGGGCTACCAAGACGCCTACCCACTCGACGCCGGGTACGCTGACCGGTTGCCCCATTACCAGCTCTACTACCTCCTAGCCCACCTGAACCTCTTCGGTGAGACTTACGGTGAAGCCGTTGATGTCACCTTAAGTCGAGGATAGGCGTCATCCCTTCAACTAGACGCTAAAAGCCTCAGCACCTTAACGCGTGCTGAGGCTTTTTAATTAGCTTAATTCGTAGCTGATAGTTACTTGGCCAATAGCCAGGTCTGCAGCTCACCCAATTGCGTGACCCGAATCTCTGGTTGACTCTCATCAACGATTAGGTGTTCCGAGTCGAAGAGGGCACCAGCCATTCCCGCCCGGTGGCCCGCTTGCACATCTAAGTTCCGGTCACCAATCATGATGGCCGTTTGCGGGTCAACGTCATATTGCCGACATAGCGCTTGCAGGCTAGTGGGGTCCGGCTTCCGTGGATACTGATCTGCCGCTGTCACGGCCCCCGTGAAGGCCGCCTTCAACCCTAACTCGGCCAACCGATCCAACGCCTTGGCATCCCGGTGCGTCACTAAAAAGTGATGCCCGCCCTGGTGACCCACGGCGGTTAACAATTCCGCGGCTCCGGCAAACGCCTGGGCTTGTGCCAGCTTAGGGGCAGCGGCGAGCTGGTAGAGCTTGGCCAGTCGCTCCTTTCCCAGGCTAAACTCCGCTGAGAACCGCTGCAGGGCGGTCCCCAGACTATGTTGCCGCATGGTCTTGTAAATTTCTACCGTATCGATCTCAAAATCGTTGACCCCATCATCTACCAGGGCCTCGCTGAACGCGGCGACCATCCCCGGATAAGTATTGACCAAAGTCCCGTCAAAATCCCAAAATAAATTCTGATAACGCATGATCTGGGCTACCTCCTCAAAAAAACGGCCAGCAGGAACACTGGTCGTTTCGATTATCGTTTAAAGTTGATCCGTATCGAACCAAATCGTTACCGGTCCGTCGTTGGTCAGTGCGACTTGCATGTCCGCACCAAAGACGCCCGTCTCCACGGGAATCCCCGTAGCCGCTAGCTTAGTGTTGAACTCGTCGTATAGCTGATGCGCGTGGTCGGGATCTCCCGCCCCCACGAAGCTGGGCCGGTTGCCCTTCTTGGTGTTGGCGTATAGCGTAAACTGGGAGACCGACAGAACGCTGCCCTGGACATCGGCGATGCTCAGGTTCATCTTGCCCGCCGCATCACTGAAGACCCGCAACCGACTGATCTTGCGCACCAGGTAGTCCACCTGTTCGCTGGTATCACTATCCTCGGCACCCACCAATAGGCAGAAGCCCGGGCCAATCTGACCCTGGACCTGACCATCGATGGTCACACTGGCTTGGGTGACCCGTTGCAGTAAAATTCGCATCTCGTGTCCTCCTAACGGAACGGGCGCTTAACCACGTAAACGTCCGGTACGTTCTTGATATTATCCATGACCCGTTGCAGCTCCCACTTGTTACGGATTCCCAGGCTCACCGAGATGATGACCATCTTATTATGGTCGACCTTCCCGTTGATCGATGTCAGATCCTTGGTGGAGTTGTTGATCATTCGCAAGACCTCGTTTAGCAGGCCGTTCCGGTTGTAACCTTGAACTTCAATGTTGGCGTTGTAATTGGTCCGGTTCCCGTGTTCGTCGCCCCACTTGACGGAGACGATTCGTTCGCCGTTCTCTTCAGCGTGGCGAACGTTGGGACAATCCGTCCGGTGCACGGAAACTCCCCGGCCCTTGGTGATGTACCCCACAATGGGGTCTCCCGGTACCGGTGAACAACAGTGACTCAGCCGGACCAACAGGTTATCGACGCCTTCGATCACGACGCCATCCGGTTGCTTCTTCCGGTCCTTTTTGTCCGTATCCCCATCGTTCTTGATGGTCTGGTGCTCTTCCAACAGCTCGCGTTCTTCTTGGCGGCGGCGTTCGTCCTCAGCGGCTTGTCGCTGATCTTCCGTCAGACGGTTAACCACCCCGCGGGGCTGCAGATCACCGAACCCAATGGCGGCCATCAGGTCATCGACTTGCTGGTAATGCAGCTTAGCCGTGACCTTATCCAGGTTCTCCTTGGTCAGGGTCGCTTTAGGATCATAACCCAAATCACGAACCATCCGCTCGACCATTTCTTCTCCCTGGTCGATGTTTTGTTCCCGATCCCGTTGTCGGAAGAACTGCTTGATCTTATTACGTGCGCGCCGCGTGGAAACCAGCTTCAACCAATCCCGACTAGGACCTGCCGAACTACTGGAAGTCCGAATGTCCACGATGTCTCCATTCTTGATCTCGTAATCCAGCGGCACGATTTTACCGTTGATGGTCGCGCCCGTGGTGTGGTGCCCGACCTCCGTGTGGATCGCGTAGGCCATATCTAACGGACCAGCCCCCTTGGGCAACTCTAAGACGTCACCTTTGGGCGTGAACGCGTACACGTGGTCCCCGAAGAGCTCACCCTTAACACTGTCCATGAAGTCGGCCGCGTCATCGGTGTCTTCTTGAAGTTCGATGATGTGCTTGAACAGGTTCAGCTTGTCCCCCGTGTTGGTGGCCTGAACCTTATCCTTCACACCTTCCTTGTAAGCCCAATGCGCCGCGACCCCGTATTCTGCCACGGCGTGCATTTCCTTAGTCCGGATCTGAACCTCCAGCGGCTTACCTTCGGGACCAATCACCGTGGTATGTAGCGACTGGTACATGTTGGCCTTAGGCATGGCAATGTAGTCTTTGAACCGGCCCGGCATGGGCTTCCACTGGGAGTGAATCGCTCCCAAAACCGCGTAACAGTCCTTGATGGTGTCCACGATCACCCGAATCGCTAACAGGTCATAAATTTGGCTAAATTGTTTATGTTGGTCCTTCATCTTACGGTAAATCGAGTAAATGTGCTTGGGCCGACCATAAATTTCCGGATTCAGCTTCAAATCCGCGATTGACGTCTGAATGTCCTGGATTGCCGCCGCAATGTAAGACTCCCGCTGGTCCCGCCGTGAGTTCATCAGGTGGACAATGCGGTAATATTGTTGGGGGTTCAGGTACCGCAGCGAAATATCTTCCAGCTCCCACTTAATGGTACTGATCCCCAACCGGTCGGCCAACGGCGCGTAAATTTCCAACGTCTCGTTGGCGATACGCCGTTGCTTATCCGGACGTAAGTGTTGCAACGTCCGCATGTTGTGCAGCCGGTCGGCTAACTTCACAATCATCACCCGGATATCCTTTGACATTGCCAAGAGCAATTTCCGGTGATTTTCCGCCAGCTGTTCCTTATTTGATTTGTACTTGATCTTTCCAAGCTTGGTGACGCCATCGACGATCAAAGCCACGTCGTCGCCAAATAGTTCCCGGACATCCCCCAACGTGACCCCCGTATCCTCCACGATATCGTGCAGGAACCCGGCAGAAACGGTTTCGGGATCCATGTTCAGGTCAGCCAGGATTCCCGCCACCTGAATGGGATGCATAATATAGGGTTGGCCAGACTGCCGGAACTGATCTTGATGGGCAACCGTTGCAAAATGACAGGCTTTGACCACCATTTCAACGTGTTCCGCATTCATATATTGTCCCACTCTGGCAATTACATCTTCAGCCGTCCAAACGCGTTCTTTGGTCATATCGGCCGTCACCACCCTTAGTTTTTAGTTTCTTGTGTTGTGACCATGGTACTTAACCCGGCCGTCAAATATGACAGGCACAGGTACACCAGTGCAAAGTACTGGGTATATCTCGGCAAGAAGGCATACGCCCCTAGCCAGTAACAGACTGGAAAAATCAGGACCCACCATTTAGGCTGCTGCCGACGGGCAATCACCCGTCCCACCGCAATCGCCGCGCCGCCGTTGATCACCAGCAGCAAGATGCCGAAACGAATCACGGCACTCACGGCTAACAGTTGAGCCACTGCCGGGACCACTAGCCCCAAACCGATGCCGACGACCCAATAGGGCCACCCGAGCTTCTTCAAATGATCCATTCTGACCCCCACCTAACTCTCTTTCAAGAATAATTGCAACCATTTTAGCATGTTTTCAGGCTGATTTCACCTGATTTTCAGGATTACTGCAGTTCCCACAAGACCGAGGCCGCCGTTAAGAAATACAGGGGCGCCGTCTCGGTCCGCAAGATACGCGGACCCAAGCCCACCAGGGTCGCACCAGCCGTCTGCGCCAGGGTGACCTCAGCGGGGCTAATCCCCCCCTCGGGCCCGAAGATGGCCAGAACCGTCTGTCCCGGAGTGACCGCTTGCAACGCCGTTTTAAGTGCGCTGTGTTCCCCCTGCTTGGCCGACTCCTCGTAGGCCATGACGGAATGGTCATAGGCCGACTGTAAAACGGCTTGTAGCGTCGGTGCATACGTTACATCCGGTCGGCGTAACCGGTGGGACTGTTCCGCTGCCCCGTGAGCGACCTTGGTCAAACGCGCCAACTTCTTCGCCACTTTATTCCCCTGCCACTTGGCCACTGACCAATCGGCACCGTAGAAGATCACGTGGGCGACCCCCATTTCGGTGGCCTTCTGCGTGATCCATTCCGCCTTCTCCTGCTTAGGTAAGCCGCAGGCAATCGTAATGGCTGCGGGCAACTCAACGGCTGGCGTCGGTACCGCTTGTAGCCGGATGGTCGCCGCTGTGGTATCTGCCGTCAGGAGCTCGCCGTGGAAGAGGTGGGCCTTAGCATCCACGAATTCCGCCGTATCGCCCACTGCCGCGCGTAAGACCACGACCCAGTGGTGGGTAGTTGCCGCATCCAGCGTGACCTGGTCACCATCTTGATGCTTGTGCTCTAAGAAATAGCGTTGCATCCTTACTCATCCTCCGTTGGTTTATGTGCGATCACGCCGCGCCAATCCTTCATCTGTAAGATGTTGTCAATGATGAAACCCTGCTTCTTCTGAGCGGCAACCACCGTCTCTAGTTTATCCGCAATAATCCCCGATGTCAGGAAATAACCCCCGGGCGTCAAGTTTTCCCACGCCTGCGGAACTAACGGAACAATGATCTCAGCCAGGATATTAGCTACGACTAAGTCGACCGGCTGGTGAATCCCGTTCAACAGATCATTGGGCTTAGCCACAACGTCCGCAGCAATTGGATTCAACGCCAAATTGGCCTTTGCAGACCGCACGGCAACGTCATCAAGGTCAAACGCCGTAATCTGGTCAACGCCTAAGAATTTAGCGGCGATGCTTAAGACCCCGGAACCCGTTCCCACGTCGTACATCCGCTCGCCGCCCCGAACCACCATTTCCAAGGCTGTCAGGGAAAGTTGCGTGGTCGGATGGGTCCCCGTCCCGAACGCCATCCCCGGGTCCAGGCGAATCACTTGCTCGCCCGGTTGAACCGGTTGATAGTCTTCCCAGCTAGGGGTCACGGTCAAATGCCGGGTGATCCGGACTGGATGGTAATATTTCTGCCAAGCGGTCGCCCAGCTCTCATCTGCCACCGCTTGGGTGGTCACTTTTCCGGGGGCGGCGTTTAAACCAAAGCTGGCCAGCTCATCGACCCGTTGTTTAATGGTGG includes:
- a CDS encoding YitT family protein, giving the protein MDDVQQLFRRHTYTAKFSVAFFYGVLVSIAVNFFWTPGHIYSSGATGLAQLINTLTGRYAPVQITTALGLFLINVPLFVLAWKQIGKSFTVFTFICVVFASTMIRVIQPVHLTTDPIICAIFGGAVNGYGTGFALKNSISTGGLDIIGIVVRRKTGRSMGSINMAFNSLIVISAGFVYGWPYAFYSALGLFVNAKVIDMTFTRQQRMQVMVITSRPKTVIDSIQNHMRRGITIVHGAEGAYHHDEKTILFTVITRYEMDALEVAMEEADPKAFVSISDTVKVLGHFYEPKW
- the msrA gene encoding peptide-methionine (S)-S-oxide reductase MsrA, producing the protein MSLETATFAGGCFWCMVQPFEEQPGIHKVLSGYTGGTVANPTYEQVKAHTTGHTEAVKIWFDPAVVSYAQLVELYWQQTDPTDAGGQFQDRGDNYRPVIFVNSAAQQATAAASKRALQAREQFDRPIVTQIQVVQPFYPAEERHQQFYRKNPARMAEQEAGGREAFVKEHWQQH
- the aspS gene encoding aspartate--tRNA ligase, which codes for MKRTTYAGLVDEQYLDQTIVLKGWVQKRRDLGGLIFVDLRDREGIVQLVFSEKYDKDAFAVAEQLRSEYVIEIQGKVVARVGKEINPDMRTGKVEVQVLGINLLNKAKTPPFDIKDGITASDDLRLQYRYLDLRRPEMQQGIMLRNRIIQSVHSYFDNNGFIDIETPDLTKSTPEGARDYLVPSRIYKGHFYALPQSPQLFKQLLMGAGFDRYYQIARCFRDEDLRGDRQPEFTQIDLETSFLTAEEIQDITEGLIAKVMKDTLNVDVTLPFKRMDWDESMARFGTDQPDVRFGMELKDLSEIMKDTDFKVFSGAVENGGQVKAIAVPGGADLYSRKDLDKYAKYIERFGAKGLAWMKVTDDGFSGPIAKFFKDGDYFAKITAATGAKSGDLLLFAADSKRVVAQTLSYLRVDIAKHQGMIDENKWAFLWIVNWPLFDYDVDLKRWVPAHHPFTMPKQGDEHYLNEGEDPHKAYAQSYDIILNGLELGGGSIRIHTRDLQMKMLKALGFTPERAEKQFGFLLKALDYGFPPHGGLAIGLDRFARLLAKRDNIRDVIAFPKNSKATEPMTQAPSTVAPKQLDDLDLAITDEDQDQDN
- the hisS gene encoding histidine--tRNA ligase, which gives rise to MRYQRPKGTADILPGTSETWQFVEATARDLFARYRFDEIRTPMFENFDVFSRTSGDTSDIVTKEMYDFKDKGDRHLSLRPEGTAGVVRAFVENKLYGPETTKPYKVYYMGPMFRYERPQSGRQREFHQIGVEAFGSDAPELDVEVIALGMNLLSKLGLTHLRLALNTLGDKETRDAYRQALIAFLEPHFEELSDDSKVRLHKNPLRVLDSKDQHDQAIVADAPSILDFLTPEATAHFDQVKASLDALGIAYDVDATMVRGLDYYNHTIFEIMADSPALGEGYTTVLAGGRYNGLVKELGGPEMPGVGFGMGVERLVLLMEAEQVAVPNDHPLDVYIVGIGDDTSIETLKLVQAIRHAGLTADRDYLGRKPKAQFKTANRLAAKYTLTIGDQELANQTANLKAMATGEEISVPLADIYQDFQKVVSEGFNTK
- a CDS encoding N-acetylmuramoyl-L-alanine amidase, which codes for MHFKPKNWAGLVTSLIILLVAGGLLIAFVRNNAVTATVSNLNLRRGPGLTYAVTTKVAKNSRLTIIGEKDNWYHVRDSQNHFGWVASWLVDHPGKLTHATTLSEATIVLDPGHGGSDSGALSIDQKHDEKTYTLELAQRVARLLRAKGAHVIMTRNSDTTVSLAHRPELANTHQADAFISFHFDSSPTDNLASGTTTYYYHRKTSYALAQAVNQEMNDLPLTNRGIRYGNFEVIRDNRQPALLLEMGYINTKKDFNDIRNAHYQETVANNVVQGLSRYFTTQH
- a CDS encoding HAD-IA family hydrolase, whose amino-acid sequence is MRYQNLFWDFDGTLVNTYPGMVAAFSEALVDDGVNDFEIDTVEIYKTMRQHSLGTALQRFSAEFSLGKERLAKLYQLAAAPKLAQAQAFAGAAELLTAVGHQGGHHFLVTHRDAKALDRLAELGLKAAFTGAVTAADQYPRKPDPTSLQALCRQYDVDPQTAIMIGDRNLDVQAGHRAGMAGALFDSEHLIVDESQPEIRVTQLGELQTWLLAK
- the dtd gene encoding D-aminoacyl-tRNA deacylase → MRILLQRVTQASVTIDGQVQGQIGPGFCLLVGAEDSDTSEQVDYLVRKISRLRVFSDAAGKMNLSIADVQGSVLSVSQFTLYANTKKGNRPSFVGAGDPDHAHQLYDEFNTKLAATGIPVETGVFGADMQVALTNDGPVTIWFDTDQL